The DNA segment ATAATCTAGTTCAACAATGAAAAGACAAGTCAACGAGACCACTGACTTTGGGATGCGTTGAAAAACAAACGACAATAGAAAGTAGAAATGAATTTGTAAAAGGTGTTGTGTTAAATGTCTTCAAACCACTTCCTGGTCCTCTTCCTCTCTCGGACACGCGaatgtccgggttagaatttagTACCCCATGCTTATCGTGGTCAGGCTGACACCTGTATGGTATTCCAAACGAGTAGGgcgatattcatgctgttgatcacaagattgtctaGACCACCATATTTAaggaccaccgccatatggctggaatattgccgattgcggcgtgaaactaaactcactcacttcacgtTATGGCGCACATGTATTCGATGAAGACTGACATCTTCACCAAAACACTGACAGTTTCAATCTGGCAGTTTCCTTTCGATTTGTACTGCATGCACTGTCTAACATACGCActcatgaaagaaaaacaatagaATATAAGACCGTTGTTACCGGAAGATCGAACTACAGACATGAAGTTATTATGAGCCAAGTGGTGGCGATGCCCACTTCTTGTCTGAATCTTTTACCTTAAAATCTTTCGTACATTTCATCTATGATAAAGTCCAGTTTATTACCCATGATAATGAGGATACACTAATAGTGCACAATGTGTAATTTAGTGATTCTCGACGTTGATTGGTCGATCGTATATTTGTGCATTTTCATCGGCTGCCGAAACTACTTCCAAACCACTACCTTCATTCATAATATTTCATGGACTGATTAGTGAATTGAACCATGCTGTAATCGGACCGATGCGAGACTTTAAGACAGAACCACAGGAACATACAGGATTTAGATTTTGATGCTGATTTATGCTCTTCTTCACACCTCAATAACTTACAACcaaaatatgtatactattgaacggcagctgcagttatgtttaaacaaaaataataaatggtgcattgaaaacggttttaaattgtctaaatccaaaactaaatGTATACATGTTTGTAGAAAGTATAAACACCATAAtgacccagaactatctttgAAAGGAGCTCCCATCAAGGTTGTTACtacctaattgtatacatttgtaaaacatataagcctaataaggacccagaactacaTTTAAAAGGAACTCCCATCAAAGctgtcaaggaagctaagttcttgggagtaactttcgattcccatttaacattcttGCCACATATTATATCCCAAAAggttaaatgcctgaaggcatttGATTAGTTAAAGGTTGTCTCCAATCCAAAGTGGGTAGGGGATGAAAGtacctccttcacttatatagattaTTGGTGCGATCTatacttgattacggctccatcgtatatgatggcgcctgcaaaagcaaccttaaactacttgattctgttcaccaccaatCCTAAGGCTTTGTCTTGGATTCTTTAGAACTTCTCCAGTTGACAGTCAATACGTTGAGGCAGATGAGCAGTCTCTTcctcaacgccgtataaaactagctttacagtattGTTGCAGTGAATgatttgctgtgacaaaaggtataagaaatataagaaatccacccccacccctcacACTCCCGgaccagcaaaatacaacactgagaAGGCTGATAAACAGGCAAGatacaaaagtacacaatagaggtttcatgtacaataccaCGGAGTCAATTCTAatgtaatgggtcacaaatattatgtcaactcaccgaagtcttggtgtgagagtgagaaacagtattactgaatgtaacacaacGAGCAGTCAGGCAGCGGTCATGAAGGTCGTACGTTGGCAAAGGCAGTTTAGAGTATTCCAGTTAATCTGTGTGTGTCTCCCGCGtcaacacgacaaccagcctATATATAACGTCACGTTACGTTCGAGCACATAtgaccatcgccatcaacgaAAAATTCTCTAGCAGTCTCcagaaagaaaacaattaatcaagggaagcaactctagaCCACTTCCTTAAATGCCTGCAGCTAAAATATTAAAGGTACTGAACAtgtatgatatgaaatgtgCCCTATAATAACATTCACTCAAACCtttagacattgtgacccatataataattattacttaattaataatacaatttacagaaaatacactctcgtaacaatatgTTACAAAATTAATTTCTAATGAGTCGAATCCATTTCACCGTGTCTTTGTGAAGATTTGTCTAAGACACTACTCTTATTTGTCCTCTTGTCCTCCTGTCATTGCAGATGCCGGCATTGAGTTGGAAAGCATATCGCCTCCCGGTCTTCTTtattctcctccttggcaaatgGTTAGGCcagaagttgacctaacactcactacatttaaaaaaattgaatatcatcaattaaaacgtaAATACAACAATTACAAATCTTTACTTACAGATGGGCCCATGTGCAGTGACGCAgtagcttgtgtcactgtcattgggcCCATGTGcagtggcgcagtagcttgtgtcactgtcattgggtCCATGTGCGGtgacgcagtagcttgtgccactgtcattgggtcCATGTGCGGTGACGCAgtagcttgtgtcactgtcattgggtCCATGTGCGGTGACGCAgtagcttgtgtcactgtcattgggtCCATGTGCGGtgacgcagtagcttgtgccactgtcattgggtcCATGtgcggtggcgcagtagcttgtgtcactgtcattgggtCCATGTGcagtggcgcagtagcttgtgtcactgtcattgggtCCATGTGcagtggcgcagtagcttgtgtcactgtcattgggtCCATGTGCGGTGACGCAgtagcttgtgtcactgtcattgggtCCATGTGCGGTGACGCAgtagcttgtgtcactgtcattgggtCCATGTGCGGTGACGCAgtagcttgtgtcactgtcattgggtCCATGTGCGGtgacgcagtagcttgtgccactgtcattgggtcCATGTGCGGTGACGCAgtagcttgtgtcactgtcattgggtCCATGTGCGGTGACGCAgtagcttgtgtcactgtcattgggtCCATGTGCGGTGACGCAgtagcttgtgtcactgtcattgggtCCATGTGCGGTGACGCAgtagcttgtgtcactgtcattgggtCCATGTGCGGtgacgcagtagcttgtgccactgtcattgggtcCATGTGcagtggcgcagtagcttgtgtcactgtcattgggtCCATGTGcagtggcgcagtagcttgtgtcactgtcattgggcCCATGTGCGGTGACGCAgtagcttgtgtcactgtcattgggtCCAAGTGCAGtgacgcagtagcttgtgccactgtcattgggtcCATGTGCGGTGACGCAgtagcttgtgtcactgtcattgggtCCATGTGCGGtgacgcagtagcttgtgccactgtcattgggtcCATGTGCGGtgacgcagtagcttgtgccactgtcattgggtcCATGTGCGGTGACGCAgtagcttgtgtcactgtcattgggtCCATGTGCGGtgacgcagtagcttgtgccactgtcattgggtcCATGTGCGGTGACGCAgtagcttgtgtcactgtcattgggtCCATGTGCGGTGACGCAGTAGCTTGTGTCCCTGTCATTGGGTCCATaataatatcttctagattatccGATAGGAgctccatttttacagcagaagcaatcgcaatactaacagctcttaaatatgttaaaaaacaccctaaaggtgagtgagagagttaatatttaacgtcacatcggcaatatgagagtcatatcgtgacgagaacactcaacactgaaaaggactatatgtatattataaaactcTGTCAaccaaggacagtaaaacaagtagaatatcacaatttgacttAAAACTAGTGTTGAAAGTTCACACTAGTATCACTAtgcggacaatacaatataacaacagggtacagatcgccaacaactgaaggtagatccccACAccggggaccatggggacttacagtaccttagctACCTAAAACATACTAAAAAGAAACAGCACATGCCATTATCTGACTCCCTGTCTTGTttgttacccagccacgttggcatttctgggaatacagtGGCCGATCTTGTTGGCAAAAGGCGCAACTCAATAAATCTGTGCCACACAAGGCATCGTCTTAGAATTTTTTAAAAAGCACACATGAAAAAAGCCGCCACGCCTGACCGAAGTGCAGAGACAGAAAGCCGTAGCAGGGACCCAGTAAGGAGCGTCACCTGCCAAAATAGCACGAACCTTCGGTTACACCTGGGTGTAGCAAGTTGTTTCAGCGTCTGGGTCAGACGGGTAGCACCAGCAACGGCACTCGGACAGCATATGATTCCACAGGTAGTATCACGACGTCCGCGTGAACATGATGTTCGAGAAAGACGTCCATGCCGTGGGGAATTACTGACACAACAACACCGGCATAACAGGCACTGGGCAAGACAAGTTCTGAGACTGGTCACATTTTCTTTTTCGGATAAAAACAAGTTCAGGGTACCCACAGCTGTTGGCCATCAATGTGTCTACACGAGACATGTTAGGCCACGTTAAGCGTTAGAACGCTATGCAGAAGTTCCGGCatatggtggatgtgatgttacTGTGTTGAGGGGGAATATGTGGcgaactgaaacaaaacacaagactAGTCATCATTCGTAGCAACCTTACTGCACATACGTACAGGCGTGACATTCTACGACTCGTTCTGTCATTCGCAGCCACATggcattgtcttccaacacgaTAATGTAGGACTTCCTACCGCCAGACTGACAAGGGACTTCTTGAACAACATGAAAGTCCACGTCATAATGGTCAGCGTGTTCACCAGATATGAACCGTAtcgaacatttgtgggacgtcTTGGAGGGCATACTAGGAACCGACCAGTAACCCTAGTGACAGTTGGAACAGCGTCTGAAAGACGCCTGGCAACGTCTTTAGACGCGTGACGTCATGACATAATAGGCCAGACGAGGGTGTAAGAGACCGATCAGTAGGTTTCCCCAACCTGTTAATACAGCTTCATCATTACCAATTAGTATTTTCTTACTATACCATGAGATGATCATTTAGAGTTAGATcagatattttttatgtttcgTTTGTTATTTATGTctttttgttgctttttgtgTTCTTTTCAGGTAATATTTATAGTAAATGAAATGCGTTTTTAAAGAAGTGACAAAAATGCATATTCtgctttgataaaaatacatACAATGCCCATGTGTTAGGGATAAACAGGCCTATAAAGCACAATAGTTACTGTGACTTAACATGGACTGTGAGTGTAATGAACAGGATCATATATTATCAGGAACTGACTACAAGGTATTGAAAATTAAGTGGTGGAAGATTCATACAAATATTGTTAGCAAATTAATTGTATTAACTTGTTTGAGTGACATTATAGAAGTtcaggtgtacaaataggacaaatcgTTTTGGATGACGTCTatattgcgtgattgcgacgtttccATACAGATTCATG comes from the Haliotis asinina isolate JCU_RB_2024 chromosome 12, JCU_Hal_asi_v2, whole genome shotgun sequence genome and includes:
- the LOC137258640 gene encoding autotransporter adhesin BpaC-like, yielding MPSKTSHKCSIRFISGEHADHYDVDFHVVQEVPCQSGGRKSYIIVLEDNAMWLRMTERVVECHACTYVQRYYYGPNDRDTSYCVTAHGPNDSDTSYCVTAHGPNDSGTSYCVTAHGPNDSDTSYCVTAHGPNDSGTSYCVTAHGPNDSGTSYCVTAHGPNDSDTSYCVTAHGPNDSGTSYCVTALGPNDSDTSYCVTAHGPNDSDTSYCATAHGPNDSDTSYCATAHGPNDSGTSYCVTAHGPNDSDTSYCVTAHGPNDSDTSYCVTAHGPNDSDTSYCVTAHGPNDSDTSYCVTAHGPNDSGTSYCVTAHGPNDSDTSYCVTAHGPNDSDTSYCVTAHGPNDSDTSYCVTAHGPNDSDTSYCATAHGPNDSDTSYCATAHGPNDSDTSYCATAHGPNDSGTSYCVTAHGPNDSDTSYCVTAHGPNDSDTSYCVTAHGPNDSGTSYCVTAHGPNDSDTSYCATAHGPNDSDTSYCVTAHGPICK